The Thomasclavelia ramosa DSM 1402 genome includes a region encoding these proteins:
- a CDS encoding GNAT family N-acetyltransferase — protein sequence METIITERLILRSPDNNDAQTLLKIHNDMATLKFNAMTKYEFAEMIRDIEREHDMMYCIELKNSNNVIGAVFINPDRLRYRVNALSLSYYLDCRYYRNGYMYEALQAIIIKLFEQEIDIISARVFKENTASARLLEKLGFQYEGCLRMGVTGYQEIVHDDFFYSILKDEVNLTV from the coding sequence ATGGAAACAATAATAACAGAACGGTTGATTTTAAGAAGTCCCGATAATAATGATGCTCAAACTCTTTTAAAGATTCATAATGATATGGCAACGTTAAAGTTTAATGCGATGACGAAATATGAATTTGCTGAGATGATTAGAGATATTGAGAGGGAACATGATATGATGTATTGCATAGAACTAAAAAATTCTAATAATGTTATTGGTGCTGTGTTTATAAATCCTGATCGTTTAAGATATCGTGTAAATGCTCTCAGTTTATCATATTATTTAGACTGTAGGTATTATCGTAATGGCTATATGTATGAAGCTCTGCAAGCTATTATTATAAAATTGTTTGAGCAAGAGATTGATATTATTAGTGCTCGAGTGTTTAAAGAAAATACTGCTTCTGCAAGGTTGTTAGAAAAACTAGGATTTCAGTATGAAGGTTGTCTTCGTATGGGGGTAACCGGTTATCAAGAGATTGTTCATGATGATTTCTTTTACTCAATTTTAAAAGATGAGGTAAATTTGACAGTATAA
- a CDS encoding tocopherol cyclase family protein encodes MKIENTELNLHLKDSDQRLFEGWYFKIVDCKISLAIIVGISKTIEKSCAFIQTLDTYTNQSQMIEYSLDDFQWGKDPFYIRIKNNFFTKEQIILDLDNGLVDIQGNLKNSQYTKLETTCYAPTIMGPFHYLPFLECNHAIISLRHHITGSLKVNNQKFQIIGDGYIEKDWGRSFPQDYLWLQSNSCKEKEASLFLSIAKIPLLACSFQGLIMNLLVDDQQIRVATYYGARVKDMFTREGYHYLIISQHPHTFYLKIKAGHRFELKSPQSGKMNGYVEESLNALAVLLVYKKNKKVAKFNFINCGFELFGNWL; translated from the coding sequence ATGAAAATAGAAAATACAGAACTTAATTTACATCTTAAAGACAGTGACCAGCGCTTGTTTGAAGGATGGTATTTCAAAATTGTTGATTGTAAAATTTCTTTAGCAATTATTGTCGGGATTAGTAAGACAATTGAAAAATCTTGTGCATTTATTCAAACTTTGGATACATATACAAACCAAAGTCAGATGATTGAATATAGTTTAGATGATTTCCAGTGGGGAAAAGATCCCTTTTACATTAGAATTAAAAATAATTTTTTTACTAAAGAACAAATTATTTTGGATCTTGATAATGGGCTAGTTGATATTCAAGGAAACTTGAAAAATAGTCAGTATACTAAACTAGAAACAACATGTTATGCTCCAACGATTATGGGACCTTTTCATTATTTACCATTTTTAGAATGTAATCATGCAATAATAAGTCTGCGACATCATATTACTGGGAGCTTAAAAGTAAATAATCAGAAATTTCAGATAATTGGTGATGGCTATATTGAAAAGGACTGGGGACGTTCATTTCCACAAGATTATTTATGGTTACAATCAAATAGCTGTAAAGAAAAAGAGGCAAGTTTATTTTTATCAATTGCTAAGATTCCACTATTAGCGTGTAGTTTTCAAGGATTGATCATGAACTTATTAGTAGATGATCAACAAATTCGAGTAGCAACTTATTATGGAGCAAGAGTAAAAGATATGTTTACGCGGGAAGGATATCATTATTTAATTATTAGTCAACATCCTCATACATTTTATTTGAAAATAAAAGCAGGACATCGTTTTGAATTAAAATCACCACAATCAGGAAAGATGAATGGTTATGTTGAAGAAAGTCTTAATGCTTTAGCTGTTTTATTAGTTTATAAAAAGAATAAAAAAGTTGCTAAGTTTAATTTTATTAATTGTGGCTTTGAATTGTTTGGAAATTGGTTATAA
- a CDS encoding AI-2E family transporter has protein sequence MKEKLIKYSYYLMIIIMIVIATYVLINWLIPLFFSCLIVLVLQPLLAKEIKLLKIENIFLSKCLIVFNYLLFIGVIIAMIIFAVIQIYTVLELLPNYLENLYQLFSQNHYIIDATKYLDVIYSGSMSIVESISTGFITGLIAFIMKIPSILFDLIFVVITSLFILLDYSRIERLVVKRYEMVALIIDTIKEVLSNLFKAYFIIMIITFGELWLGFKIIGINHSIMLACIIAIFDFMPVLGLDMIMIPWIIISALTNKIYLAGALLVIYMIIVITKNILEPKLIAKNLGVTPVLSLVGMYLGMKVMGVIGLIIVPTLLMVIIQILKVKYQLKNKVEIQKS, from the coding sequence ATGAAAGAAAAATTAATTAAATATAGTTATTATTTGATGATAATAATTATGATTGTAATAGCTACATATGTGTTAATAAACTGGCTGATTCCGCTTTTTTTTAGTTGCTTGATTGTTTTGGTACTGCAGCCGCTATTAGCTAAAGAAATTAAATTATTAAAGATTGAAAATATTTTTCTTTCAAAATGTTTGATTGTATTTAATTATCTTCTTTTTATTGGTGTAATTATTGCCATGATTATATTTGCTGTAATTCAAATATACACGGTATTAGAGTTATTGCCTAATTATCTTGAAAATTTATATCAGTTATTTAGTCAAAACCATTATATAATTGATGCAACAAAGTACTTAGATGTTATTTACAGTGGATCAATGAGCATAGTTGAAAGTATTTCTACTGGCTTTATTACTGGTTTAATTGCTTTTATTATGAAAATACCAAGTATTTTATTTGATTTAATATTTGTTGTTATTACTTCATTATTTATTCTTCTAGATTATTCTAGAATTGAAAGACTGGTAGTTAAACGATATGAAATGGTGGCACTTATAATAGATACAATTAAAGAAGTATTAAGTAATTTATTTAAAGCTTATTTTATAATTATGATCATTACGTTTGGAGAATTATGGCTAGGATTTAAAATAATAGGGATTAATCATAGTATAATGCTGGCTTGCATAATAGCAATTTTTGATTTTATGCCGGTTTTAGGATTAGATATGATCATGATTCCATGGATCATAATCAGTGCTCTGACAAATAAAATATATCTTGCAGGAGCATTACTTGTTATCTATATGATTATTGTAATAACAAAAAATATTTTGGAACCAAAATTGATTGCTAAAAATCTTGGAGTAACTCCAGTTCTTTCATTAGTTGGGATGTATTTAGGAATGAAAGTTATGGGTGTAATAGGTTTGATTATTGTGCCGACATTATTAATGGTGATTATCCAAATTCTCAAAGTCAAATATCAATTAAAAAATAAGGTAGAGATTCAAAAATCTTAA
- a CDS encoding polysaccharide deacetylase family protein produces MKKYKLLLIILVLVITLIILSIKPTNQIVLYNYHPVIEISNKFDPQANIQKVIGGSISDVNVDTSKIDFSKVGKYPITYIYNNIKTTITIELQDTLKPNVEVQEVTVDLGMKITARDVVKDIYDNSRTTVKFKKDYQFDHVGDYEVEVSICRANSNCVTKKTLVHVLPKDTTPPEILGIRNLSVLKDSDIDLLSSVSVKDNQDDNPTLTIDSSNLDISKVGDYQIVYFAKDRSGNMTKETCIVSVVENKTIGSFEPSDEKVVYLTFDDGPSMNTQKVLDILAVYDAKATFFVTGTNENYYDLIKKAHDQGHTIGLHTYIHEYDQIYNSSSAYFSDLKKIEDLVYSQIGSVPKYIRFPGGSSNQVSKKYCHKIMSKLTKEVVNRGYQYYDWNEDSEDGSGQLSVKQLIKNATASTEKNIMLLFHDANGKENSLKAIGPVIQYYQNKGYVFKGIDDSSFVVHHSVNN; encoded by the coding sequence GTGAAAAAGTATAAACTACTTCTAATTATTTTAGTTCTAGTTATTACCTTGATAATATTATCAATTAAACCAACTAATCAAATCGTTTTATACAACTATCATCCTGTCATTGAAATATCTAATAAATTCGATCCTCAGGCTAATATTCAAAAAGTTATTGGCGGCTCAATTAGTGACGTTAATGTAGATACTAGTAAGATTGATTTTAGTAAAGTCGGTAAATATCCGATTACGTATATTTATAATAACATCAAAACTACGATTACGATTGAACTTCAGGATACTTTAAAGCCAAATGTTGAAGTACAGGAAGTTACTGTTGATCTTGGAATGAAGATAACTGCTCGGGATGTAGTAAAAGATATTTATGATAATTCTCGGACAACAGTTAAATTCAAAAAAGATTATCAATTTGATCATGTAGGGGATTACGAAGTTGAAGTATCGATATGTCGGGCTAACAGTAACTGTGTAACCAAAAAAACACTCGTGCATGTGTTACCTAAAGATACGACTCCGCCAGAAATATTAGGAATTCGTAATTTAAGTGTTTTAAAAGATAGTGATATTGATCTTCTATCAAGTGTCAGTGTTAAAGACAATCAAGATGATAATCCAACTTTAACAATTGATAGTTCTAATTTGGACATTTCTAAAGTAGGTGATTATCAAATTGTATATTTTGCTAAAGATCGTTCTGGGAATATGACAAAAGAAACATGTATTGTTAGCGTTGTTGAAAATAAGACAATAGGAAGTTTTGAGCCTAGTGATGAGAAGGTAGTATATTTAACATTTGATGATGGTCCATCGATGAACACCCAAAAGGTTTTAGATATTTTAGCGGTTTACGATGCTAAAGCAACTTTTTTTGTAACAGGAACCAATGAAAATTATTATGATTTAATAAAAAAAGCTCATGACCAAGGTCATACGATTGGATTACACACTTATATTCATGAATATGATCAAATATATAACTCGTCATCAGCATATTTTTCAGATTTAAAAAAAATTGAAGATCTTGTATATAGTCAAATTGGAAGTGTGCCTAAATATATTCGTTTTCCTGGTGGCAGTAGTAATCAGGTTTCTAAGAAATACTGTCATAAGATTATGAGTAAATTGACTAAAGAAGTAGTAAATCGCGGTTATCAATATTACGATTGGAATGAGGATAGTGAAGATGGCTCGGGACAATTATCAGTAAAACAATTGATTAAAAATGCTACAGCATCGACTGAGAAAAATATTATGTTATTGTTTCATGATGCTAATGGAAAAGAGAATTCTTTAAAAGCAATTGGGCCTGTAATTCAATATTACCAAAATAAAGGTTACGTATTTAAAGGAATAGATGATAGTTCTTTTGTCGTACACCATAGTGTAAATAATTAG
- the lepB gene encoding signal peptidase I: protein MEEAIQSKKSILLEYLKVIVITLIVTYGILYFVQISRVYGTSMIPTYHEGNIVLVDKVFYKNKEPKRNDIIVVDYVDAAKKETYIIKRVIGIGGDHIDIKDNQVYLNGKLLEEDYINGVMTNNEDMSIDIPEGKVFVMGDNRNNSLDSRRLGYFDFDEDVIGKVFFTVPFF, encoded by the coding sequence TACAAAGCAAAAAGAGTATTTTATTGGAATACTTAAAGGTTATTGTAATTACTTTAATAGTTACATATGGTATATTATATTTTGTTCAAATATCTAGGGTTTATGGAACGTCGATGATACCAACTTATCATGAGGGTAACATTGTTTTAGTTGATAAGGTATTTTATAAAAATAAAGAACCAAAACGTAATGATATTATTGTTGTTGATTATGTTGATGCTGCTAAAAAGGAAACTTATATTATTAAACGTGTAATTGGAATTGGTGGCGATCATATTGATATTAAAGATAATCAAGTTTATTTAAATGGTAAATTACTAGAAGAAGACTACATTAATGGGGTTATGACTAATAATGAAGATATGTCGATCGATATCCCTGAAGGTAAAGTTTTTGTTATGGGCGATAATCGTAATAATAGTCTTGATTCACGACGATTAGGTTATTTTGATTTTGATGAAGATGTGATTGGCAAAGTTTTCTTTACAGTTCCTTTCTTTTAA